CTGGCCAAGCGGCTGCGCGTGCTGGGGCTGCGCAGCTTCCGCGACTACTGCGCCCTGATCGACGGGGCGCAGGGCGTGGACGAGCGCCAGGCGATGATGGCGGCCCTGACCACCAACGTCACCCGCTTCTACCGCGAGCCGCACCACTTCGATCACCTGCGCGACAAGGTGATGCCGGAACTGGCCGCCAAGGCGCGGGCGGGCGGGCGGGTGCGCCTGTGGTCCGCCGCCTGTTCGAACGGGCAGGAGCCCTATTCGATGGCGATGACGGTGCTGGACGTCCTGCCGGAAGCGGCGGAACTGGACGTGCGCATCCTGGCCACCGACATCGACCCCAACATGGTCGCCGAGGGCGCGGCGGGCGTCTATTCCGACGATCTTCTGGCCCCGGTCCCGGCCGCGTCGCGCAAGCATTTCACGCCGGTCGCGGGCGCGCCGGGCCGGTTCAGCGCCGATGCGACGCTGCGCCGTCTGGTGGCGTTCAAGGAGCTGAACCTGATCGGCGACTGGCCGATGCGCGGCCGCTTCGACGTCATCTTCTGCCGCAACGTGGTCATCTATTTCGACGACGCGACCCAGGAGCGGGTCTGGGGCCGGTTCACGCCGATCCTGAACCCCGGCGGCGTCCTCTACATCGGTCACTCCGAGCGGGTGACGGGACCGGCGGCGCAACAGCTGCAACCCGCCGGCCTGACCACCTACGTCAAGGGCGCGGGGGCATGAGCGCGGTCTCGGTCCTGGTGGTGGACGACAGCGCCACCATGCGCAGCCTGATTAGCGCCGTCCTGCGCCGCGATCCGGAGATCAACGTGGTCGGCACGGCCGCCGATCCGCTGGAGGCGCGCACCAAGATCAAGGAGCTGAACCCCGACGTCATCACCCTGGACGTCGAGATGCCCAATATGAACGGGCTGGAGTTCCTTGAGAAGATCATGCGGCTGCGGCCCATGCCGGTGGTCATGGTCTCGACCCTGACCCAGGCGGGGACCGACGTGACCCTGGCGGCGCTGGAGGTCGGCGCCGTCGACGCCGTGGCCAAGCCCGCGCCCGGCGTGCCCGCCGCCGAAGCCTTCGCCGACCTGGCCGAGAAGGTGAAGGT
Above is a window of Brevundimonas naejangsanensis DNA encoding:
- a CDS encoding CheR family methyltransferase encodes the protein MTTVAGREALVEGEFVFTAEDFRHIAQTLHAHAGIALSEGKAALVYSRLAKRLRVLGLRSFRDYCALIDGAQGVDERQAMMAALTTNVTRFYREPHHFDHLRDKVMPELAAKARAGGRVRLWSAACSNGQEPYSMAMTVLDVLPEAAELDVRILATDIDPNMVAEGAAGVYSDDLLAPVPAASRKHFTPVAGAPGRFSADATLRRLVAFKELNLIGDWPMRGRFDVIFCRNVVIYFDDATQERVWGRFTPILNPGGVLYIGHSERVTGPAAQQLQPAGLTTYVKGAGA